A stretch of Eleutherodactylus coqui strain aEleCoq1 chromosome 2, aEleCoq1.hap1, whole genome shotgun sequence DNA encodes these proteins:
- the LOC136610742 gene encoding olfactory receptor 5AR1-like yields the protein MNNTLVTEFVLSGLSSNPNLQLPLFLLCLLVYLITLLGNLMIILLIGITPGLQTPMYFFLMNLSFVDVLYSSSITPNIMANILSETKTISIIACGIQLFLFIDLASTEAMILAAMAYDRYVAICKPLNYTVIMNKVTCITLVCSVYTAGCVNSLIHTCAAFSLPFCKSNHIKHFFCDMNPILKLSCKDTYLNELLMFVVAGSFEVGSLLCIVISYIYILFTIFRIGSSTGRSKSLSTCISHFTCVALFYCPVLSMYLRPNSAYAVDQDWVASVFYTVIIPMLNPMIYSLRNQDVKKALKRSLGKSRLC from the coding sequence ATGAATAACACACTTGTGACAGAATTTGTTCTCTCTGGTCTCTCCTCCAACCCAAACCTTCAGCTACCTCTCTTTCTGCTCTGCTTATTAGTCTACCTGATAACTTTACTGGGTAACCTTATGATCATTCTGTTAATTGGAATAACTCCGGGCTTGCAAACACCAATGTACTTCTTCCTTATGAACTTATCATTTGTAGATGTCCTTTATTCATCATCAATTACACCCAACATCATGGCCAACATTCTCTCTGAAACTAAGACAATCTCCATCATTGCTTGCGGAATACAATTGTTCCTCTTCATTGACCTGGCAAGCACAGAAGCCATGATACTTGCTGCGATGGCTTATGACCGATATGTAGCTATATGTAAGCCACTGAATTATACAGTGATTATGAACAAAGTTACCTGCATTACACTTGTTTGCTCAGTATATACTGCAGGATGTGTTAATTCATTAATTCACACATGTGCTGCTTTTAGTCTACCGTTCTGTAAGTCTAATCATATCAAGCATTTCTTTTGTGATATGAATCCCATTTTAAAATTGTCATGTAAAGATACATATCTTAATGAATTGTTGATGTTTGTTGTTGCTGGTTCATTTGAAGTGGGCTCTCTCTTATGTATAGTGATATCATACATCTATATTTTATTCACCATATTCAGAATTGGGTCTTCTACAGGTAGAAGCAAATCACTCTCCACTTGTATCTCTCACTTTACTTGTGTAGCCTTATTCTACTGCCCAGTTTTATCCATGTACTTGCGACCAAATTCTGCGTATGCCGTAGATCAGGACTGGGTAGCGTCAGTGTTCTATACAGTAATAATACCTATGTTGAATCCCATGATCTATAGTTTAAGAAATCAAGATGTCAAAAAAGCTCTG